The following are encoded in a window of Vicugna pacos chromosome 2, VicPac4, whole genome shotgun sequence genomic DNA:
- the SFRP2 gene encoding secreted frizzled-related protein 2, with protein sequence MPQGPGSLLLLVLASHCCLGSARGLFFGQSDFSYKRSNCKPIPANLQLCHGIEYQNMRLPNLLGHETMKEVLEQAGAWIPLVMKQCHPDTKKFLCSLFAPVCLDDLDETIQPCHSLCVQVKDRCAPVMSAFGFPWPDMLECDRFPQDNDLCIPLASSDHLLPATEEAPKVCDACKNKNEDDNDIMETLCKNDFALKIKVKEITYINRDTKIILETKSKTIYKLNGVSERDLKKSVLWLKDSLQCTCEEMNDINAPYLVMGQKLGGELVITSVKRWQKGQREFKRISRSIRKLQC encoded by the exons ATGCCGCAGGGCCCCGGctcgctgctgctgctggtcctcgcctcgCACTGCTGCCTGGGCTCCGCGCGCGGGCTCTTCTTCGGCCAGTCCGACTTCTCGTACAAGCGCAGCAACTGCAAGCCCATCCCGGCCAACCTGCAGCTGTGCCACGGCATAGAGTACCAGAACATGCGGCTGCCCAACCTGCTGGGCCACGAGACCATGAAGGAGGTGCTGGAGCAGGCGGGCGCCTGGATCCCGCTGGTCATGAAGCAGTGCCACCCGGACACCAAGAAGTTCCTGTGCTCGCTCTTCGCCCCCGTCTGCCTCGATGACCTGGACGAAACCATCCAGCCGTGCCACTCGCTCTGCGTGCAGGTGAAGGACCGCTGCGCTCCAGTCATGTCCGCCTTCGGCTTCCCCTGGCCCGACATGCTCGAGTGCGACCGTTTCCCCCAGGACAACGACCTCTGCATCCCCCTCGCTAGCAGCGATCACCTCCTGCCGGCCACCGAGGAAG CTCCAAAGGTATGCGACGCCTGCAAAAATAAAAACGAGGATGACAACGACATAATGGAAACTCTTTGTAAAAATGATTTTG CactgaaaataaaagtgaaggaGATCACCTACATCAACAGAGACACCAAAATCATCCTGGAGACCAAGAGCAAGACCATCTACAAGCTGAATGGTGTGTCCGAAAGGGACCTGAAGAAATCGGTGCTGTGGCTCAAGGACAGCTTGCAGTGCACCTGCGAGGAGATGAACGACATCAACGCGCCCTATCTGGTCATGGGACAGAAACTGGGCGGGGAGCTGGTCATCACCTCGGTGAAGCGGTGGCAGAAGGGGCAGAGAGAGTTCAAGCGCATCTCCCGCAGCATCCGCAAGCTGCAGTGCTAG